From Demequina capsici, one genomic window encodes:
- a CDS encoding sigma-70 family RNA polymerase sigma factor, producing MTDWRATMEQLVRTRERALLGYAYLVCGDPVQSQDLVQDALVRTFSKPRPGLEIDKAEGYVRRAITTVYIDQYRRGQRWQRVRHLFQSDEVGDDEFGPIDAGAEVADALRTLPPRVRACVVLRYFDDLTVPSIAKELEIAEGTVKRYLSDGIGHLEQSLGALDDADRAAETVVVSSRGGRSGS from the coding sequence TCCGCACGCGCGAACGGGCACTGCTCGGCTACGCCTACCTCGTGTGCGGGGATCCTGTGCAGTCGCAGGACCTCGTGCAGGACGCCCTGGTCCGGACGTTCTCCAAGCCCCGCCCGGGGCTGGAGATCGACAAGGCCGAGGGCTACGTCCGTCGAGCCATCACCACGGTCTACATCGACCAGTACCGGCGCGGGCAGCGCTGGCAGCGGGTCAGGCACCTGTTCCAGTCCGACGAGGTGGGGGACGACGAGTTCGGCCCCATCGACGCCGGCGCTGAGGTGGCCGACGCGTTGCGGACGCTGCCACCGCGGGTGCGCGCATGCGTGGTCCTGAGGTACTTCGACGACCTCACGGTCCCTTCGATCGCGAAGGAGCTGGAGATCGCCGAGGGGACGGTGAAGCGCTACCTCAGCGACGGCATCGGCCACCTGGAGCAGTCGTTGGGCGCTCTCGACGATGCCGACAGGGCAGCGGAGACCGTGGTGGTCTCCAGCCGAGGTGGAAGGAGCGGATCATGA